From the Macaca thibetana thibetana isolate TM-01 chromosome 12, ASM2454274v1, whole genome shotgun sequence genome, one window contains:
- the SSB gene encoding lupus La protein isoform X1, whose product MAENGDNEKMAALEAKICHQIEYYFGDFNLPRDKFLKEQIKLDEGWVPLEIMIKFNRLNRLTTDFNVIVEALSKSKAELMEISEDKTKIRRSPSKPLPEVTDEYKNDVKNRSVYIKGFPTDATLDDIKEWLEDKGQVLNIQMRRTLHKAFKGSIFVVFDSIESAKKFVETPDQKYKETDLLILFKDDYFAKKNEERKQNKVEAKLRAKQEQEAKQKLEEDAEMKSLEEKIGCLLKFSGDLDDQTCREDLHILFSNHGEIKWIDFVRGAKEGIILFKEKAKEALGKAKDANNGNLQLRNKEVTWEVLEGEVEKEALKKIIEDQQESLNKWKSKGRRFKGKGKGNKAAQPGSGKGKVQFQGKKTKFASDDEHDENGATGPVKRAREETDKEEPASKQQKTENGAGDQ is encoded by the exons ATGGCTGAAAATGGTGATAATGAAAAGATGGCTGCCCTGGAGGCCAAAATCTGTCATCAAATTGAG TATTATTTTGGCGACTTCAATTTGCCACGGGACAAGTTTCTAAAGGAACAGATAAAACTGGATGAAGGCTGGGTACCTTTGGAGataatgataaaattcaacag GTTGAACCGTCTAACAACAGACTTTAATGTAATTGTGGAAGCATTGAGCAAATCCAAGGCAGAACTCATGGAAATCAGTGAAGATAAAACTAAAATCAGAAGGTCTCCAAGCAAACCCCTACCTGAAGTGACTGATGAGtataaaaatgatgtaaaaaaCAGATCTGTTTATATT AAAGGCTTCCCAACTGATGCAACTCTTGATGACATAAAAGAATGGTTAGAAGATAAAGGTCAAGTACTAAATATTCAGATGAGAAGAACATTGCATAAAGCATTTAAG GGAtcaatttttgttgtgtttgatagcattgaatctgcTAAGAAGTTTGTAGAGACCCCTgaccagaagtacaaagaaacAGACCTGCTAATACTTTTCAA GGATGATTACTTTgccaaaaaaaatgaagaaagaaaacaaaacaaagtggaaGCTAAATTAAGAGCTAAACA agagcaagaagcaaaacaaaagttAGAAGAAGATGCTGAAATG aaatctCTAGAAGAAAAGATTGGATGCTTGCTGAAATTTTCAGGTGATTTAGATGATCAGACCTGTAGAGAAGATTTACACATACTTTTCTCAAATCATGGTGAAATAAAATGGATAGACTTCGTCAGAGGAGCAAAAGAG GGGATaattctatttaaagaaaaagccaAGGAAGCTTTGGGTAAAGCCAAAGATGCAAATAATGGTAACCTACAATTAAGGAACAAAGAAGTGACTTGGGAAGTACTAGAAGGAGAGGTGGAAAAAGaagcactgaaaaaaataatagaagaccAACAAGAATCCCTAAACAAATGGAAGTCAAAAG GTCGTAGatttaaaggaaaaggaaagggtaATAAAGCTGCCCAGCCTGGGTCTGGTAAAGGAAAAGTACAGTTTCAGGGCAAGAAAACGAAATTTGCTAGTGATGATGAACATGATGAAAATGGTGCAACTG GACCTGTGAAAAGAGcaagagaagaaacagacaaagaagAACCTGcatccaaacaacagaaaacagaaaatggtgCTGGAGACCAGTAG
- the SSB gene encoding lupus La protein isoform X2, with protein sequence MVIMKRWLPWRPKSVIKLRLNRLTTDFNVIVEALSKSKAELMEISEDKTKIRRSPSKPLPEVTDEYKNDVKNRSVYIKGFPTDATLDDIKEWLEDKGQVLNIQMRRTLHKAFKGSIFVVFDSIESAKKFVETPDQKYKETDLLILFKDDYFAKKNEERKQNKVEAKLRAKQEQEAKQKLEEDAEMKSLEEKIGCLLKFSGDLDDQTCREDLHILFSNHGEIKWIDFVRGAKEGIILFKEKAKEALGKAKDANNGNLQLRNKEVTWEVLEGEVEKEALKKIIEDQQESLNKWKSKGRRFKGKGKGNKAAQPGSGKGKVQFQGKKTKFASDDEHDENGATGPVKRAREETDKEEPASKQQKTENGAGDQ encoded by the exons ATGGTGATAATGAAAAGATGGCTGCCCTGGAGGCCAAAATCTGTCATCAAATTGAG GTTGAACCGTCTAACAACAGACTTTAATGTAATTGTGGAAGCATTGAGCAAATCCAAGGCAGAACTCATGGAAATCAGTGAAGATAAAACTAAAATCAGAAGGTCTCCAAGCAAACCCCTACCTGAAGTGACTGATGAGtataaaaatgatgtaaaaaaCAGATCTGTTTATATT AAAGGCTTCCCAACTGATGCAACTCTTGATGACATAAAAGAATGGTTAGAAGATAAAGGTCAAGTACTAAATATTCAGATGAGAAGAACATTGCATAAAGCATTTAAG GGAtcaatttttgttgtgtttgatagcattgaatctgcTAAGAAGTTTGTAGAGACCCCTgaccagaagtacaaagaaacAGACCTGCTAATACTTTTCAA GGATGATTACTTTgccaaaaaaaatgaagaaagaaaacaaaacaaagtggaaGCTAAATTAAGAGCTAAACA agagcaagaagcaaaacaaaagttAGAAGAAGATGCTGAAATG aaatctCTAGAAGAAAAGATTGGATGCTTGCTGAAATTTTCAGGTGATTTAGATGATCAGACCTGTAGAGAAGATTTACACATACTTTTCTCAAATCATGGTGAAATAAAATGGATAGACTTCGTCAGAGGAGCAAAAGAG GGGATaattctatttaaagaaaaagccaAGGAAGCTTTGGGTAAAGCCAAAGATGCAAATAATGGTAACCTACAATTAAGGAACAAAGAAGTGACTTGGGAAGTACTAGAAGGAGAGGTGGAAAAAGaagcactgaaaaaaataatagaagaccAACAAGAATCCCTAAACAAATGGAAGTCAAAAG GTCGTAGatttaaaggaaaaggaaagggtaATAAAGCTGCCCAGCCTGGGTCTGGTAAAGGAAAAGTACAGTTTCAGGGCAAGAAAACGAAATTTGCTAGTGATGATGAACATGATGAAAATGGTGCAACTG GACCTGTGAAAAGAGcaagagaagaaacagacaaagaagAACCTGcatccaaacaacagaaaacagaaaatggtgCTGGAGACCAGTAG
- the SSB gene encoding lupus La protein isoform X3 produces MIKFNRLNRLTTDFNVIVEALSKSKAELMEISEDKTKIRRSPSKPLPEVTDEYKNDVKNRSVYIKGFPTDATLDDIKEWLEDKGQVLNIQMRRTLHKAFKGSIFVVFDSIESAKKFVETPDQKYKETDLLILFKDDYFAKKNEERKQNKVEAKLRAKQEQEAKQKLEEDAEMKSLEEKIGCLLKFSGDLDDQTCREDLHILFSNHGEIKWIDFVRGAKEGIILFKEKAKEALGKAKDANNGNLQLRNKEVTWEVLEGEVEKEALKKIIEDQQESLNKWKSKGRRFKGKGKGNKAAQPGSGKGKVQFQGKKTKFASDDEHDENGATGPVKRAREETDKEEPASKQQKTENGAGDQ; encoded by the exons atgataaaattcaacag GTTGAACCGTCTAACAACAGACTTTAATGTAATTGTGGAAGCATTGAGCAAATCCAAGGCAGAACTCATGGAAATCAGTGAAGATAAAACTAAAATCAGAAGGTCTCCAAGCAAACCCCTACCTGAAGTGACTGATGAGtataaaaatgatgtaaaaaaCAGATCTGTTTATATT AAAGGCTTCCCAACTGATGCAACTCTTGATGACATAAAAGAATGGTTAGAAGATAAAGGTCAAGTACTAAATATTCAGATGAGAAGAACATTGCATAAAGCATTTAAG GGAtcaatttttgttgtgtttgatagcattgaatctgcTAAGAAGTTTGTAGAGACCCCTgaccagaagtacaaagaaacAGACCTGCTAATACTTTTCAA GGATGATTACTTTgccaaaaaaaatgaagaaagaaaacaaaacaaagtggaaGCTAAATTAAGAGCTAAACA agagcaagaagcaaaacaaaagttAGAAGAAGATGCTGAAATG aaatctCTAGAAGAAAAGATTGGATGCTTGCTGAAATTTTCAGGTGATTTAGATGATCAGACCTGTAGAGAAGATTTACACATACTTTTCTCAAATCATGGTGAAATAAAATGGATAGACTTCGTCAGAGGAGCAAAAGAG GGGATaattctatttaaagaaaaagccaAGGAAGCTTTGGGTAAAGCCAAAGATGCAAATAATGGTAACCTACAATTAAGGAACAAAGAAGTGACTTGGGAAGTACTAGAAGGAGAGGTGGAAAAAGaagcactgaaaaaaataatagaagaccAACAAGAATCCCTAAACAAATGGAAGTCAAAAG GTCGTAGatttaaaggaaaaggaaagggtaATAAAGCTGCCCAGCCTGGGTCTGGTAAAGGAAAAGTACAGTTTCAGGGCAAGAAAACGAAATTTGCTAGTGATGATGAACATGATGAAAATGGTGCAACTG GACCTGTGAAAAGAGcaagagaagaaacagacaaagaagAACCTGcatccaaacaacagaaaacagaaaatggtgCTGGAGACCAGTAG